The following proteins are encoded in a genomic region of Lactiplantibacillus plantarum:
- the proB gene encoding glutamate 5-kinase: MKVIRKLKAKRVVIKVGTSTLVYPDGSINLRAIDQLAFVISAMRHRGREVVLVSSGAIGVGLNYMGLKQRPKAIPEQQAIAAIGQTELISIYKERFAIYEQKIGQLLLTRDIFVYPKSHHNVLNTFEALLKQNVVPIVNENDTVAVDELDHETKFGDNDQLSAIVATNIGADLLIMLSDIDGFYDGNPNADARAQLLGHIEKVDQHTYKLAGGSGSRFGTGGMVTKLKAAERMIDANGQMILANGADPTIIFQILAGEPVGTLFG, translated from the coding sequence GTGAAAGTGATACGAAAACTAAAGGCTAAACGAGTCGTGATTAAAGTCGGGACAAGCACGCTAGTTTATCCAGATGGATCGATCAACTTACGGGCAATCGATCAATTAGCCTTTGTCATTAGCGCAATGCGACACCGTGGGCGTGAAGTTGTCTTGGTTTCGTCAGGGGCTATTGGTGTTGGCTTGAATTATATGGGACTCAAGCAACGTCCAAAAGCAATTCCTGAACAACAGGCGATTGCGGCGATTGGGCAAACTGAATTGATTTCGATTTACAAAGAACGTTTCGCCATTTATGAACAAAAAATTGGCCAGTTGTTATTAACACGTGATATCTTTGTTTATCCTAAGAGTCACCATAATGTGTTGAATACATTTGAGGCGCTATTAAAACAAAACGTGGTCCCAATTGTTAATGAAAATGATACGGTCGCGGTCGATGAATTGGATCATGAAACAAAGTTCGGTGATAACGATCAACTATCCGCAATCGTGGCCACGAATATCGGGGCGGATTTGTTAATCATGCTATCCGACATCGATGGCTTTTATGATGGTAATCCCAATGCGGATGCCCGAGCCCAGTTATTAGGGCACATTGAGAAGGTTGATCAACATACTTATAAGCTAGCTGGCGGTAGTGGCAGTCGGTTTGGTACTGGTGGGATGGTCACTAAGCTAAAAGCGGCAGAACGGATGATCGATGCGAATGGTCAAATGATTTTAGCCAATGGTGCGGATCCCACAATTATTTTTCAAATTTTAGCAGGCGAACCAGTCGGAACGCTATTCGGTTAA
- a CDS encoding MDR family MFS transporter has product MAQKQLIKTPWLIAGQFMNNIGMSFIWPLTTIYMHNVLGKSLTETGIVLMLNSVANVLASTIGGRIFDRGNPYHLLLMGITLNGLANFALIFFHGWPWYPMLLVVTGFASGWLNTMFNALAASVPRDKVRRTFTLMYLAANLGVVFGTMLVGIVYSMGMALLFSMTTSLFVIFLIIALFEYNVDSSNVTGVDPRQGQDVHLPRANFHIVWTFFISLFIIWLLYEQWVSNLSVYMTNLGMPLRNYSFLWTINAGLLVLIQSILSLLGNRIKNLYNQFFFGMLFVGLSFLSLVIAHDYPHFIFAMILLTIGEATWSPAMPTLVSQLSPVSAKGRYQGLVQAFCALGRSLGPLFGGVIIDNWSYKVLFLLAFVVLLIVLAVNIGVVHFNLRKAVNYMKTDVQTDVSRETK; this is encoded by the coding sequence GTGGCACAAAAGCAACTCATTAAAACGCCGTGGCTAATTGCCGGGCAGTTTATGAATAACATTGGTATGAGTTTCATTTGGCCGTTAACGACGATCTACATGCACAATGTGTTAGGTAAGTCGTTGACGGAGACTGGAATTGTCCTGATGCTCAATTCAGTTGCCAACGTTTTGGCAAGTACGATTGGTGGGCGTATATTTGATCGAGGTAATCCTTATCACCTGTTACTGATGGGAATCACGTTGAATGGCCTCGCGAACTTTGCTCTGATCTTTTTTCATGGATGGCCGTGGTATCCGATGTTGTTAGTCGTGACCGGGTTTGCTAGTGGCTGGCTAAATACGATGTTTAATGCTTTGGCTGCCAGTGTCCCCCGCGATAAAGTGCGGCGAACGTTTACGTTGATGTATCTCGCTGCCAATCTCGGAGTTGTCTTCGGCACGATGCTGGTTGGTATCGTGTATAGCATGGGGATGGCCTTGCTATTCTCGATGACCACGAGCCTCTTCGTGATTTTCTTGATTATTGCATTATTTGAATACAATGTGGATTCGTCGAACGTGACCGGGGTTGATCCGCGCCAAGGACAAGATGTGCACTTGCCACGGGCCAATTTTCACATTGTCTGGACCTTCTTTATTAGTTTATTTATTATCTGGTTGCTATACGAACAGTGGGTCAGCAATTTATCCGTCTACATGACGAATTTGGGGATGCCGCTGCGGAATTACAGTTTTCTATGGACAATCAACGCGGGCTTACTGGTCCTTATTCAGAGTATTTTAAGTTTGCTGGGGAATCGGATTAAAAATTTATATAATCAATTTTTCTTCGGCATGCTATTCGTGGGCTTATCATTTCTATCACTTGTGATTGCGCATGATTACCCACACTTTATCTTTGCCATGATTTTATTGACGATTGGTGAAGCAACTTGGTCACCAGCCATGCCAACACTAGTGAGTCAGTTATCACCAGTTAGTGCTAAGGGGCGTTACCAAGGACTAGTACAAGCCTTTTGTGCGTTAGGGCGCTCGCTAGGGCCGTTATTTGGTGGTGTGATTATCGATAATTGGTCTTATAAGGTGCTGTTTTTGTTGGCATTTGTGGTTTTATTGATCGTGTTGGCAGTTAATATCGGTGTCGTTCACTTTAATTTACGCAAGGCCGTTAATTATATGAAGACGGACGTTCAGACCGATGTTTCACGTGAAACAAAATAA
- the dnaB gene encoding replicative DNA helicase codes for MNNDVLDQTPPQNIEAEKAVLGAIFLNSDALVEAMEFVEAQDFYRRAHQIIFASMVTLNDRDEAIDAVTVSDLLTAQNQLDDVGGMSYIAELAGSVPTAANAGYYAKIVAQKATVRRLIKTATEITQKAYTENDDVTTLLDDAERDIMNVSEQRNQSGFKSISDVLNASIEEIDRLYQNDDDITGLPTGFAELDKMTAGLQPDNLIILAARPAVGKTAFVLNIAQNVATKTDTTVAIFSLEMGAESLVNRMLCAEGSIDAGHLRTGQLNEEEWEHLVVAMGSLSKASIFIDDTPGIKMSEIRAKSRRLAKEQGNLGLIVVDYLQLIEGSNTESRQQEVSEISRQMKKLAKELGVPVIALSQLSRGVEQRQDKRPVLSDIRESGSIEQDADIVAFLYREDYYDREGGDDDDGGNFGGGGDFNGGDPRDEDASEDVGEVEVIIEKNRAGARGTVKLLFVKPFNKFSSVSYAQDPQA; via the coding sequence ATGAACAACGATGTGCTGGATCAAACCCCACCACAAAATATTGAAGCTGAAAAGGCAGTCTTGGGGGCTATTTTCTTAAACAGTGACGCCCTCGTGGAAGCGATGGAGTTTGTCGAAGCGCAAGATTTCTATCGGCGCGCACATCAGATCATTTTTGCCAGCATGGTGACTTTAAATGACCGTGACGAGGCTATTGATGCGGTGACCGTTAGTGATTTATTAACGGCCCAAAATCAATTGGATGATGTTGGTGGGATGAGCTACATTGCTGAATTAGCTGGGTCCGTACCGACTGCGGCTAACGCTGGCTACTATGCTAAGATTGTGGCGCAAAAGGCGACGGTGCGGCGGTTGATCAAGACGGCCACGGAGATTACGCAAAAGGCCTATACGGAAAATGATGACGTGACCACGTTATTAGATGACGCGGAACGCGACATTATGAACGTGTCTGAACAGCGTAATCAGAGTGGGTTTAAGTCGATTTCAGATGTGTTGAACGCGTCGATTGAAGAAATTGACCGCTTGTATCAAAATGATGATGACATTACCGGTTTACCGACTGGTTTTGCGGAGCTGGATAAAATGACCGCCGGCTTACAACCGGATAATCTGATTATTTTGGCTGCCCGGCCAGCCGTTGGTAAGACAGCCTTTGTCCTGAATATTGCCCAAAATGTGGCGACTAAAACGGATACGACAGTGGCCATTTTCAGTTTGGAAATGGGTGCCGAATCCTTAGTCAACCGGATGCTGTGTGCAGAAGGTAGTATTGACGCTGGGCATTTACGGACGGGGCAACTGAACGAAGAAGAGTGGGAACACTTGGTGGTTGCCATGGGGAGTTTGTCTAAAGCTAGTATTTTTATTGACGATACCCCCGGAATCAAGATGTCAGAAATCCGGGCCAAAAGTCGCCGCTTAGCGAAAGAGCAAGGTAACCTCGGCTTGATTGTGGTCGATTATTTGCAACTGATCGAAGGTAGTAACACAGAAAGTCGGCAACAGGAAGTTTCCGAAATTTCGCGGCAAATGAAGAAACTGGCTAAGGAACTAGGTGTTCCAGTCATTGCCTTATCACAGCTATCTCGTGGTGTTGAACAGCGTCAAGATAAGCGGCCAGTGCTTTCCGATATTCGTGAATCGGGTTCAATTGAACAAGATGCTGACATCGTTGCCTTCCTATACCGGGAAGATTATTATGATCGCGAAGGCGGCGACGATGATGATGGCGGTAATTTTGGTGGCGGTGGTGACTTTAATGGCGGCGATCCGCGGGACGAAGATGCTTCTGAGGATGTTGGTGAAGTTGAAGTGATTATCGAAAAGAACCGTGCTGGGGCGCGGGGAACGGTCAAACTATTATTTGTGAAACCATTTAATAAGTTCTCCTCAGTCTCTTATGCGCAGGATCCCCAAGCTTAA
- the rplI gene encoding 50S ribosomal protein L9 yields MQVIFLNDVRGKGKRGQIKNVPDGYAQNFLIKKGLAKEATKAAINTLKAEQKSEAARAAEELAEAKQVKTVLEADETVVELKAKAGTDGRLFGSIPSKQIATALADQYQVKLDKRKIELPEPIRVLGYTNVPVKLHPEVTAKIRVHVVEK; encoded by the coding sequence ATGCAAGTTATTTTTTTGAATGATGTCCGTGGTAAGGGCAAGCGGGGCCAAATCAAGAATGTCCCGGATGGTTACGCGCAGAACTTTTTAATTAAAAAGGGATTGGCCAAGGAAGCCACTAAAGCGGCAATCAATACGTTGAAGGCTGAACAGAAGTCTGAAGCAGCACGTGCCGCTGAGGAATTAGCCGAAGCTAAGCAAGTCAAGACAGTTTTGGAAGCTGATGAAACGGTTGTTGAATTGAAGGCCAAAGCTGGTACTGATGGTCGGTTGTTTGGGTCAATTCCTAGCAAACAAATTGCAACGGCGTTAGCTGACCAATACCAAGTTAAGCTTGATAAACGCAAGATCGAATTACCAGAACCAATTCGGGTATTAGGTTACACAAACGTGCCCGTTAAGTTACATCCAGAAGTAACGGCGAAAATTCGCGTGCACGTTGTCGAAAAGTAA